Part of the Henckelia pumila isolate YLH828 chromosome 2, ASM3356847v2, whole genome shotgun sequence genome is shown below.
GGTAAGTGACTCAAAAATTCTAAATATTGAATGAAACCAAAACCATTAAACTTAATCGAATAAGTGAAAAATCGAggacttgaaaattttatttatatttgtattAGGTTCGTTAGGCGTGGGTTCTTGGAATGTTCCATTGAATCTATACCGGAGCAGAGGAGAAGCAAGATCAACATATCTCGTCGATCCAAGTATTACCGGAAAAATATTCGGCCTGATACAAGTGGTATTCCTCTCAATGGTTCTTTGACGTGATTTCTGGTAAATTTTTTTGTCCAGTCAAGAAAATCATCTTGCAGGATTTCCCGATTCTTCTTTTGTGAGATAAATATAGCATGTATAATGTAATTACTGGAAGCTCTTCCCGTTCAAGCCCATTTATAAAGGAAGCTCTCTcatgatctttttttttttacaaaaaaaaaaaaaaaaagacaagaagaagaaaaaattcAATTCGTTTCCGTTAAATACTCTGGCGTTGTTACCTTCCTAAACTAGATTCTTTTGGATAATTAATTTCATCAAGTTGGTTTTGAGCGGTTCGACCACATGCTGCGCCTTTGAATACTACATTCAATTTATGTCATGTCTTCAATTGTAACATAAAGGGGCCACACCTCGCTCGAATTTTTGTACTAAATGATTTCAATAACAAGTGAGTCCACATTATGAGGCTTGCAAGGGTTCGTCTAATTCGTGGGAGATAAATTGTTTATAATATGAGAAAATAGTAATTTTATAGGGACAACGAAATTTGTGTCTATATATTTGAGACCAAAAAAGGTGTTCTATGTAATTGAGACAGAGTGGGTATTTGACGCTCACTTTCCTCGGCATGTTATAATTTTTACATCTGATCATAATATAAATGTCAAatgcataatatatataattgttaaaaaaaaaaactcctcAGAGTTAAACACTAAACATAacaaataacaaatattataatttttacatcTGATCATAATATAAATGTCAAatgcataatatatataattgttaaaaaaataaatcctcAGAGTTAAACACTAAACATAACAAATAACTAATAATCTATTCAATGGACTGAACAAATATTGATAAATCACCGTCTTTAATTACATCATTAGAGTAATGAcgtaaaaataaaatgaaattatcCCCAAAAGTTGGTGGTCACTACAGCTACGGGCTGACTGTGACTTTTTTCCATAGGCTATTCAAGCAATCCAGTAGACTGCAACGATTTCTTTTTTGAAACATGGTTATGACAACACACGTCGACAATAAATCCATATCCTTCTTGCCCTCCTAAGTATATGTCATATGGTACTATTTACGTGAGAACAGACCTTTCTACTCATGGAATATGTCGTGCCATCAAACACTTATTATTCTCCAATAATTTAAATGAAACAGCAAAACAAGAGTTGGGGACAGAACTCACGACCAAGAAAAAATTCAAGCATCATCGCTCCAAAATAACGAAAGGGCCAGAAGAACTACGTGCATGCTTAATGTCTGGCTTAAAGAACGCTGTGTTGTTGGCTTAATATCGGAGAATCGGAATGCGCAAAAAAAGAAAGTGTatttcttatattttattaagcAAGTGTGCTTCCATTCCAAGACCACCTCAAAAAATGATATTAATGTATCAAACTGCAAAATGATGTTCTCAAGGCCTAAGTGCAAGGGACACTCCAAATCTGGGAATGTTATCCAAGGCTTTGGTATCGAACTCGCTGGATATAGTGACCACTGATTTCTGCATAACCTCGTGCTGCAAAACAGTAGCTAGAGTGCCGTGATTGTTAAGCTTCACCTTTACGAGTGTCAGGTGGTCAAGGGCGTGAGATCCTCCCACGGTAAAAGTGTTCTCATTCGTGGACAATTTCCGGGTGAACTCAGCCACAGCTGCACTCTTCTTCAACTGATCTAGGTAGCGTATGTATGAGGTCTTTATGGTGTCCCCTTTGTCACCCCTGCACCGCAAAAATTGAGAAACTAAAATTTTCTACTTTCAATAAGATATCAAATGGGAATAGAAAGAGATACCCTGAAACTTCGTTcatatttttgagaaatttaCATCTTCGTAAGATCAATAAGGACTTACAAAATTATTGATGAACAGGATTCAGGTTGTGTCACGGTAATACCAGCAGTATACTTCACTAGTTTTCTAGACAAGGTCTCATAGCCAGCTTCTACTCCCACAGCAAAAGTGGGAGTACCAAGGGTGACCGAAAAATCGATTGGAGGGGCTTGGTTAAGACCCACAGCAGTAGCAATAGATGCGTGAGGGTGGAAGTACTGAAACTCCAGCTGCACTAGCGAAAGCAGTGGCAAGTTAGAAAATGAAGAAGGATCGTTAAACTTGCGTGAAGTTTAAAAAGAAATTTATGTGCAGCAAGCGAACACCTTGCCAGAATCATAATTCGGATATTTCAGATTGGCAATAGTCTTTGACGAGGGGATGATATCAGCAACAGTTAAAATTACTGAGATCTGCCAAAGGGAAAAGTGGGATCAGAAATGATGGTGGAAGCTGGAACAAGTGCAGTTTGATTGGGAATTAGTAGTTATTCTCACATTCGATTCTGTATCAACTTTGACATCTGCAGACGTATTCTTGTATATGTACTGGGCTGTGACATCACCAGATGAGTAGCCTCCTTTTTTCACAGTGGATGTTGTGAGGGCCTACATCGAGAATAAAGAGgaaaagtagaaaacaagcgtTCATTCCATTTAGCAAGAAATGTCAAATCACAGCAGAGAATATGATGCAAAATGAAGGATGAAAGCCCAGTTGACATTTGAGGTAACTGCATACATACAATAGCAGAAATGTATGATATAAAAAACGAGTAAAAGATCCCTTGACGCAGGGATACTATCTGCAACATTTCATTTTCAAATGAACATTTATAAATTAGCGTCTTTAGTCTTTCTAATAAACCGACATTGCACTGAGTAGCTACCAAGGAATCCAGGTAAAATAATGAAACAGACCTATCAACAAAatatataaagaaataaatAGAAGGACAACCATCTACGCGTCTCGCCTTTGTCCCCCCAAGTCCTAAGGCTCCCAACCAACCAAATAACAAAGTTAATAGAGAAAATGGAATTGCATAAATGCCATGGAGATAATTTGTAATAGGCCACCGAATACAAACTTTGAAAAATTCTAGCTTTTGATGACAGAGAATGACCACAAGATGTGCAATTATTTGCTAAACGAAAGAGAGAAAATC
Proteins encoded:
- the LOC140882517 gene encoding mitochondrial outer membrane protein porin 2-like, whose translation is MSKGPGLFSDFGKKAKDLLTKDYISDHKFSVSTYSDSGVALTTSTVKKGGYSSGDVTAQYIYKNTSADVKVDTESNISVILTVADIIPSSKTIANLKYPNYDSGKLEFQYFHPHASIATAVGLNQAPPIDFSVTLGTPTFAVGVEAGYETLSRKLVKYTAGITVTQPESCSSIILGDKGDTIKTSYIRYLDQLKKSAAVAEFTRKLSTNENTFTVGGSHALDHLTLVKVKLNNHGTLATVLQHEVMQKSVVTISSEFDTKALDNIPRFGVSLALRP